From Cellulophaga lytica DSM 7489, a single genomic window includes:
- a CDS encoding DNA polymerase III subunit gamma/tau, which produces MEPFVVSARKYRPQTFKDVVGQQAITNTLLNAIQNNHLAQALLFTGPRGVGKTTCARILAKMINSDGEENPEEDFAFNIFELDAASNNSVDGIRSLIDQVRIPPQVGKYKVYIIDEVHMLSQAAFNAFLKTLEEPPKHAIFILATTEKHKIIPTILSRCQIFDFKRITVKDAAEYLKYIAENQGIEADDDALHIIAQKADGAMRDALSIFDRVVSFSGKQLTRKAVTENLNVLDYDTYFEATDHILQNDIPSLLILFNTTLSKGFDGHHFIIGLASHFRDLMVCKHPNTVNLLEVGDEAKKRYQEQAQQTNNAFLLKAIDIANTADLNYKTSKNQRLLIELALMKLASITYDGEKKNPESLALSNQIITLVPASHFRESKPKTSNTAANTKPSASKTNNEEAKETVPVYTDNSTIATPTKPIVAAKTVTKEVTATPAIKKLNINTPKRVSGLSLSSLKAKEQHKLNKVDVVVDESTLPNDDFEVERLQELWSKFVDKIEAQGQRILASNLNSDTPVLKDRTTISIQLANDTMKKEVEREKYDLMEYLKKELNNYFITLEITVNEEAVKKFAFTPEEKYQKLREKNPVIDLLRQEFDLSI; this is translated from the coding sequence TTGGAACCATTTGTAGTATCAGCTAGAAAATACAGACCACAAACATTTAAAGATGTTGTAGGGCAACAAGCTATTACAAATACACTTTTAAACGCCATACAAAACAACCATTTAGCACAAGCTTTGTTGTTTACTGGCCCTAGAGGTGTTGGTAAAACTACTTGTGCACGTATTTTAGCAAAAATGATAAATTCTGACGGAGAAGAAAACCCTGAAGAAGATTTTGCTTTTAATATTTTTGAACTAGATGCTGCCTCTAATAACTCTGTAGATGGTATTAGAAGTTTAATAGATCAAGTACGTATACCACCACAAGTAGGTAAATACAAGGTTTATATTATAGATGAGGTACATATGTTATCTCAGGCTGCTTTTAATGCATTTTTAAAAACATTAGAAGAGCCGCCAAAACACGCTATTTTTATTTTAGCTACTACAGAAAAGCACAAAATTATACCTACTATTTTGTCTCGTTGCCAGATATTTGATTTTAAACGAATTACGGTAAAAGACGCTGCAGAATATTTAAAATATATAGCAGAAAACCAAGGCATAGAGGCAGATGATGATGCATTGCATATTATTGCCCAAAAGGCAGATGGCGCAATGAGAGACGCCTTGTCTATTTTTGATAGAGTTGTTAGTTTTTCTGGAAAACAATTAACTAGAAAAGCCGTAACAGAAAACTTAAATGTATTAGATTACGATACTTATTTTGAAGCAACAGACCATATTTTACAAAATGACATACCGTCTTTACTAATACTATTTAACACAACACTTAGTAAAGGTTTTGATGGCCACCATTTTATAATTGGTCTAGCGTCTCATTTTAGAGATTTAATGGTATGCAAACATCCAAACACCGTAAATTTATTAGAGGTTGGTGATGAAGCAAAAAAACGCTATCAAGAACAAGCACAACAAACAAATAATGCTTTTTTACTTAAAGCCATAGATATTGCCAATACCGCAGATTTAAACTACAAAACAAGTAAAAATCAGCGCTTGTTAATAGAACTTGCCTTAATGAAATTAGCCTCTATCACTTATGATGGAGAAAAAAAAAATCCTGAATCTCTAGCATTAAGTAACCAAATAATTACACTAGTACCTGCATCTCATTTTAGAGAAAGCAAACCTAAAACTAGTAATACTGCTGCAAACACTAAACCCAGCGCTAGTAAAACTAATAACGAAGAAGCAAAAGAAACTGTTCCTGTCTACACAGACAACTCTACTATTGCTACTCCTACTAAACCTATAGTTGCTGCAAAAACAGTTACTAAAGAAGTAACTGCTACACCTGCTATAAAAAAGTTAAACATTAATACTCCTAAAAGAGTTTCTGGTTTATCATTATCTAGCTTAAAAGCAAAAGAACAACATAAATTAAACAAAGTAGATGTAGTTGTAGACGAAAGTACATTACCTAATGATGATTTTGAAGTTGAAAGGCTACAGGAATTATGGAGCAAATTTGTTGATAAAATAGAAGCTCAAGGTCAGCGTATTTTAGCGTCTAACTTAAATAGTGACACACCTGTTTTAAAAGACAGAACTACAATTAGCATACAATTAGCTAATGACACTATGAAAAAAGAGGTTGAACGTGAAAAGTACGACCTTATGGAATACTTAAAAAAAGAGCTTAACAACTACTTTATAACGCTAGAAATTACAGTTAATGAAGAAGCTGTAAAAAAGTTTGCATTTACACCTGAAGAAAAATACCAAAAACTAAGAGAAAAAAATCCTGTCATAGACTTACTAAGACAAGAATTTGATTTGAGTATTTAA
- a CDS encoding RsmD family RNA methyltransferase has protein sequence MRIISGKFKSKRLTAPKKLPVRPTTDMAKEALFNILNNHYYFEDISVLDLFAGTGNISYEFASRGTENIICVDADYGCVKFINQTAKDLEVNISTIKSDVFKYLERTAIKSTIVFADPPYDFSTEDFAKIPELVFKNDLLTDNGLLIVEHSKHTKLDDLPNFSYQKRYGGSVFSFFEKEIKEE, from the coding sequence ATGCGCATAATATCAGGAAAATTTAAAAGTAAAAGACTAACAGCACCTAAAAAATTACCTGTTAGACCCACTACAGATATGGCTAAAGAAGCCTTATTTAATATTTTAAATAACCATTATTATTTTGAGGATATAAGCGTTTTAGATCTTTTTGCTGGAACAGGTAATATTAGTTATGAATTTGCTTCACGCGGAACCGAGAATATTATTTGTGTTGATGCAGACTATGGTTGCGTAAAATTCATAAATCAAACCGCTAAAGATTTAGAGGTAAACATATCTACAATTAAAAGTGATGTTTTTAAGTATTTAGAGCGTACAGCTATAAAATCTACAATTGTTTTTGCAGACCCTCCTTATGATTTTTCTACAGAAGATTTTGCAAAAATACCAGAGTTAGTTTTTAAAAACGACTTGCTTACTGATAATGGCTTGTTAATTGTAGAACATTCTAAACACACTAAATTAGATGATTTACCTAACTTTTCTTACCAAAAAAGGTACGGAGGAAGTGTTTTTAGCTTTTTTGAAAAAGAAATCAAAGAAGAATAA
- a CDS encoding DUF3822 family protein yields MTEKQKNNTLDTTSNYKKLSIQISLNGLSFCVVDTLDNTVLLSKRKVFDTELDPLELEKELVGMFKEHNITSESYTEVIATHRNTLFCFVPKPLFVEEEAHNYLKYNTKVLATDLIANDEITNFDIVNVFVPLVNINNYIYDLFGDFTYKHSSSIITSSLLNANTNNEITCYVYASEKQMDIVIIDKKKLLLFNSFEYLTTEDFLYYLLFTCEQLKLNNETVLIRLFGDIEEDGTIYKNCYNHFKNICVYAPDNSTFQLGDYTKKNIDFTVLNAL; encoded by the coding sequence ATGACAGAAAAACAAAAAAATAATACTTTAGATACTACATCTAATTATAAAAAATTGTCCATTCAAATTAGTTTGAATGGACTTTCTTTTTGTGTTGTTGATACTCTAGACAATACAGTGTTACTATCTAAAAGAAAAGTTTTTGATACAGAACTAGATCCTTTAGAGCTTGAGAAAGAACTTGTTGGTATGTTTAAAGAACATAACATTACAAGTGAATCTTATACAGAAGTGATTGCTACGCACAGAAATACTTTGTTTTGTTTTGTGCCAAAACCTTTGTTTGTAGAAGAAGAAGCACACAATTATTTAAAATATAATACCAAAGTTTTAGCAACAGATTTAATTGCTAATGATGAAATAACAAACTTTGATATTGTAAATGTTTTTGTTCCCCTAGTTAACATTAACAATTACATTTATGACCTGTTTGGAGACTTTACATACAAACACAGTTCTTCTATAATAACATCATCATTACTTAATGCAAATACCAATAACGAAATTACTTGTTATGTATATGCATCAGAAAAACAAATGGATATTGTTATAATAGACAAGAAAAAATTACTCCTTTTTAATAGTTTTGAATACCTAACAACAGAAGACTTTTTATATTATTTACTTTTTACTTGCGAACAATTAAAGTTAAATAATGAAACTGTTTTAATTAGACTATTTGGAGACATAGAAGAAGATGGTACTATTTACAAAAACTGCTATAATCATTTTAAAAATATTTGTGTATATGCACCAGATAATAGCACTTTTCAACTAGGAGATTACACAAAAAAAAATATAGACTTTACCGTTCTAAACGCCCTATAA
- a CDS encoding ATP-dependent DNA helicase, giving the protein MNLPTSTSFFKILKEKFPFEPTLKQLITLEKLSQFLVSKNKDDLFLLKGYAGTGKTTIVGTIVTNLWNIKMKAVLLAPTGRAAKVMSNYSNTKALTIHKKIYFPKKQSGGGIQFTLAPNKHTNTVFVVDEASMIPDAPSDSKLFENGSLLDDLMSYVYSGKNCKLVLIGDTAQLPPVKLDISPALDEDRLSLNYNKDVTKVELDEVMRQAEDSGILMNATNLREQLHGSFFEDFKFDVNPYKDIVRLIEGNDILEAIEDSYAQNGKEETAFIVRSNKRANLYNANIRNRILYLENVISTGDYMMVVKNNYFWIKPTTEAGFIANGDILEILEIFAIKELYGFKFAEVNVKMVDYPNMPAFETVLLLDTIDAETPSLPYEESNRLYQEVMLDYADETSKYKKFLKVKNNKYFNALQVKFSYAITCHKSQGGQWDTVFVEQPYLPNGIDKDYLRWLYTAVTRAKKQLYLIGFKNDFFLDWE; this is encoded by the coding sequence ATGAATCTACCTACCTCTACATCATTCTTTAAAATATTAAAAGAGAAATTTCCTTTTGAGCCTACTTTAAAGCAACTCATTACTTTAGAGAAGCTTTCTCAGTTTTTAGTGTCTAAAAATAAAGATGATCTTTTTCTTTTAAAAGGTTATGCCGGTACAGGAAAAACAACAATTGTTGGAACTATAGTTACAAATTTGTGGAATATTAAAATGAAAGCTGTGCTTTTGGCTCCTACTGGTAGAGCCGCAAAGGTTATGTCTAACTACTCAAATACAAAGGCATTAACTATTCATAAAAAAATATATTTTCCTAAAAAACAAAGCGGTGGAGGTATACAATTTACCTTGGCACCTAATAAACATACAAATACTGTTTTTGTGGTAGATGAGGCTTCTATGATACCAGATGCACCATCTGATTCTAAGCTGTTTGAAAATGGGTCTTTACTAGATGATTTAATGTCTTATGTATATTCTGGTAAAAATTGCAAACTGGTTTTAATTGGAGATACAGCTCAGTTACCACCGGTTAAACTAGATATTAGCCCGGCTTTAGATGAAGACAGACTATCCTTAAATTATAATAAAGATGTTACTAAGGTAGAGTTGGATGAAGTAATGAGACAGGCAGAAGACTCGGGTATTTTAATGAATGCAACTAATTTAAGAGAGCAGTTGCACGGTAGTTTTTTTGAAGATTTTAAGTTTGATGTTAATCCGTACAAAGACATTGTGCGTTTAATAGAAGGTAATGATATTTTAGAAGCTATTGAAGATTCTTATGCACAAAACGGAAAAGAAGAAACAGCTTTTATTGTACGCTCTAACAAACGTGCCAATTTGTATAATGCCAATATTAGAAATCGTATTTTGTATTTAGAAAATGTAATTTCTACAGGAGATTATATGATGGTGGTAAAAAATAATTATTTTTGGATTAAGCCAACTACAGAGGCGGGTTTTATAGCAAACGGTGACATTTTAGAGATTTTAGAAATTTTTGCTATTAAAGAACTATACGGTTTTAAGTTTGCAGAAGTAAACGTTAAAATGGTAGATTATCCAAATATGCCTGCTTTTGAAACTGTTTTACTTTTAGATACTATAGATGCAGAAACGCCGTCTTTACCTTATGAGGAAAGTAACAGGTTGTACCAAGAGGTAATGTTAGATTATGCAGATGAAACTTCTAAATACAAAAAGTTTTTAAAGGTTAAAAACAACAAATACTTTAACGCATTACAAGTAAAGTTTTCTTATGCTATAACGTGCCATAAAAGTCAGGGTGGACAATGGGATACCGTTTTTGTAGAGCAGCCCTATTTGCCTAATGGTATAGATAAAGATTACCTACGTTGGTTGTACACTGCAGTTACAAGAGCTAAAAAACAACTGTATTTAATAGGATTTAAGAACGATTTTTTTCTTGATTGGGAATAG
- a CDS encoding DUF4126 domain-containing protein, producing MTTETIISILLGIGLATSVGFRVFLPLFALSLASYFGAWELNESWVWIGSLPALIVLGVATLVEIFAYFIPWVDNLLDSAAIPLAAIAGTAVMVSTVANLDPVITWSLAIIAGGGTASAIKGTSAATRLTSTATTGGLANPVVATVETGTAVVVSTATIIAPVIGAVLVVIILTLIFRMYRKLMPKRKK from the coding sequence ATGACAACAGAAACCATTATTAGTATTTTATTAGGTATAGGCTTAGCAACATCTGTTGGCTTTAGAGTCTTTTTGCCTTTATTTGCATTAAGTTTAGCATCATATTTTGGCGCTTGGGAGTTAAATGAAAGTTGGGTCTGGATAGGTAGTTTACCAGCACTAATAGTTTTAGGAGTAGCAACATTGGTAGAAATTTTTGCTTATTTTATTCCTTGGGTAGATAATTTGCTAGATTCTGCAGCCATACCCTTGGCTGCAATTGCAGGTACCGCAGTTATGGTATCTACAGTAGCTAATTTAGATCCGGTAATTACTTGGTCTTTAGCAATTATTGCTGGTGGTGGTACAGCCAGCGCCATAAAAGGTACTTCTGCAGCAACTAGGTTAACCTCTACCGCTACAACTGGTGGTTTGGCAAATCCTGTTGTTGCAACCGTAGAAACTGGTACTGCTGTAGTAGTGTCTACAGCAACCATTATAGCCCCTGTAATTGGTGCTGTTTTGGTGGTTATAATATTAACATTAATTTTTAGGATGTACAGAAAATTAATGCCTAAACGAAAAAAATAG
- the kdsB gene encoding 3-deoxy-manno-octulosonate cytidylyltransferase: MKIIAMIPARYAASRFPGKLMQNLAGKPVIVRTYETAVKTNLFDDVFVVTDSDTIYKTITEAGGKAIMSIKEHECGSDRIAEAVENMDVDIVFNIQGDEPFTPKEGLEELLSVFKNDDKKEIDLATIMSEMTDENEIKDPNYVKVIVDNRNFALYFSRSPIPYPREKNVGLKYYEHKGVYAFRKDALMDFYNLPMLPLEASEKIECIRYLEYGKKIKMIVDNTSGIEIDTPEDLERAQAEWK; encoded by the coding sequence ATGAAGATTATTGCAATGATTCCTGCACGTTATGCAGCATCTAGATTTCCTGGTAAACTAATGCAAAATTTAGCAGGTAAGCCCGTAATTGTTAGAACATATGAAACCGCTGTAAAAACAAATTTATTTGATGATGTTTTTGTGGTTACAGATAGTGACACTATTTACAAGACAATAACAGAGGCTGGTGGTAAGGCTATTATGAGTATTAAAGAACACGAGTGTGGTAGTGACCGTATAGCAGAGGCTGTAGAAAATATGGACGTAGATATAGTTTTTAATATTCAGGGTGATGAGCCTTTTACACCTAAAGAAGGGTTAGAGGAATTATTATCTGTATTTAAAAACGATGATAAAAAAGAAATAGATCTTGCTACAATTATGTCTGAAATGACAGATGAAAATGAAATTAAAGATCCAAACTATGTAAAAGTTATAGTAGATAACAGAAATTTTGCATTGTACTTTTCTCGTTCGCCAATTCCTTACCCTAGAGAAAAAAATGTTGGACTAAAATATTACGAACATAAAGGTGTTTATGCCTTTAGAAAAGATGCTCTTATGGATTTTTACAATCTGCCAATGTTACCTTTAGAGGCATCAGAAAAAATAGAGTGTATTCGCTATTTGGAGTACGGCAAAAAAATTAAAATGATTGTAGATAATACATCTGGTATAGAGATAGATACACCAGAAGATTTAGAAAGAGCACAGGCAGAATGGAAGTAG
- a CDS encoding HAD family hydrolase: protein MEVDFKNIKVIGFDADDTLWVNETYFREAEETFAKLLEGYETKNRIDQELFKMEMQNLGRYGYGIKAFVLSMVESALELSNNKVSNTVIAKILNIGKQMIDQPVELLPGVESVLQKLQSKYRLIVLTKGDLLDQEQKLEKSGLKKYFHHVEVLSDKKEENYKNLLDHLQIKTSEFVMLGNSLKSDVLPIVKLGAQAVHIPFHTTWVHETVSKEEEESNSFLTLNKIEDILDYLK, encoded by the coding sequence ATGGAAGTAGATTTTAAAAATATAAAAGTTATTGGTTTTGATGCAGACGATACACTTTGGGTTAATGAAACCTATTTTAGAGAAGCAGAAGAAACCTTTGCTAAATTGTTAGAAGGGTACGAGACAAAAAATAGAATTGACCAGGAATTATTTAAAATGGAAATGCAAAATTTAGGCCGTTACGGGTACGGTATTAAAGCATTTGTATTATCTATGGTAGAGTCGGCCTTAGAACTATCTAACAACAAAGTAAGCAATACAGTTATTGCTAAAATTTTAAACATTGGCAAACAAATGATAGACCAACCTGTTGAGTTATTACCAGGTGTAGAGTCTGTTTTACAAAAGCTTCAGTCTAAGTACAGATTAATAGTTTTAACTAAAGGAGATTTACTAGATCAAGAACAAAAACTAGAAAAATCTGGATTAAAAAAATACTTTCATCACGTAGAAGTTTTAAGTGATAAAAAGGAAGAAAATTACAAAAACCTGTTAGATCATCTTCAAATTAAAACATCAGAGTTTGTAATGCTAGGCAACTCATTAAAATCTGATGTATTACCAATTGTAAAGTTGGGTGCACAGGCGGTACATATTCCTTTTCATACAACTTGGGTGCATGAAACCGTATCTAAAGAAGAAGAGGAATCTAATTCGTTTTTAACCTTAAATAAAATTGAAGATATTTTAGACTACTTAAAATAA
- a CDS encoding iron-containing alcohol dehydrogenase family protein — protein sequence MTTYRNFPMVPRVIFGNGSFSQIGDILKLKRKSANAPFIFLIDDVFKGKELAARIPLVENDKTIFVSSEFEPKTYQVDDLVEQIKAEYNELPSGIIGIGGGTLLDMAKAVAIMLTNPGSSAEYQGWDLVKNPAIYHVGVPTISGTGAEVSRTTVLLGPERKLGINSDYTPFDQVVLDPDLTQGVPKDQWFYTGMDCYIHCVESLEGTFLNAFSQSYGEKAMELCNDVYLKDIPEDESRDKLMMASWHGGMSIAYSQVGVAHALSYGLSYLLGVKHGIGNCLVFNHLEEFYPEGVKLFYKMMDKHNITLPTGICKDLTEEEFTTMINVALSLEPLWENALGKDWKKTATPEKLRSIYAKI from the coding sequence ATGACAACATATAGAAACTTCCCAATGGTACCTAGAGTAATTTTTGGGAACGGTAGTTTTAGCCAAATAGGAGACATTTTAAAGTTAAAACGTAAAAGTGCAAACGCACCTTTTATTTTTTTAATTGATGATGTTTTTAAAGGAAAAGAATTAGCTGCCAGAATACCTTTGGTAGAGAATGATAAAACTATATTTGTTTCATCAGAATTTGAACCAAAAACATACCAAGTAGATGATTTAGTAGAACAAATTAAGGCAGAGTATAATGAGTTGCCTTCTGGTATTATTGGTATTGGTGGTGGTACATTATTAGATATGGCTAAAGCTGTAGCAATAATGTTAACTAACCCAGGTAGTTCTGCAGAATACCAAGGCTGGGATTTGGTTAAAAATCCAGCAATTTATCACGTAGGTGTACCTACAATTAGTGGTACAGGTGCAGAAGTGTCTAGAACTACAGTGTTATTAGGTCCAGAACGTAAATTAGGTATAAACTCAGATTATACTCCTTTTGATCAGGTAGTTTTAGACCCAGATTTAACACAGGGTGTACCAAAAGATCAGTGGTTTTATACAGGTATGGATTGTTACATACACTGTGTAGAGTCTTTAGAAGGTACTTTTTTAAATGCATTTAGTCAAAGTTATGGCGAAAAAGCTATGGAACTTTGTAATGATGTGTATTTAAAAGATATTCCAGAAGACGAGTCTAGAGATAAATTAATGATGGCATCTTGGCACGGAGGTATGAGTATTGCATACTCACAAGTAGGTGTTGCGCATGCATTAAGTTACGGTTTATCTTATTTATTGGGCGTAAAACACGGTATAGGAAACTGTTTAGTGTTTAACCATTTAGAAGAGTTTTACCCAGAAGGTGTAAAATTGTTTTATAAAATGATGGATAAACACAATATTACTTTGCCTACAGGTATTTGTAAAGATTTAACTGAAGAAGAGTTTACAACAATGATAAATGTTGCTTTAAGCTTAGAACCACTTTGGGAAAATGCCTTAGGTAAAGATTGGAAAAAAACTGCAACTCCAGAAAAATTAAGATCTATCTACGCAAAAATATAA
- a CDS encoding FAD-dependent monooxygenase → MYAIIGAGIGGLTTALAFEKLNIPYHLYEKAEDINAIGAGIWLAPNALKVYEWLGILDQVKNAGNSIDRITIATADLQTLTDSKQDEAKEEYGYSTVAIHRAELQKVLANNVASSNISWGKGLKSYTETKEGVELQFLDATTTIANYLIGADGINSVVRKQLFPKSKIRYSGQTCWRGVTNFKLPEDYNHRGIEMWGKQTRFGISKLSADKTSWFAVAKSKPFLTDNKETLKEDLLKEYKKYANVVTDLIANTNIDAILRNDIIDLKPIKKWHTNRVCLLGDAGHATTPNMGQGGAQAIEDAYFLSKIIATNTTDSPFKEFQKVRYKKVNSIVNQSWITGKVAHLGFGSKIRNMVFKNLPKSLIDKKMHFVYRLDNE, encoded by the coding sequence ATGTACGCTATAATAGGTGCTGGTATAGGAGGTTTAACAACGGCTTTGGCTTTTGAAAAGTTAAATATACCATATCATTTGTATGAAAAAGCTGAAGATATTAATGCTATTGGAGCAGGAATATGGTTGGCTCCAAACGCGTTAAAAGTTTATGAGTGGTTGGGTATCTTAGACCAGGTAAAAAACGCAGGTAATTCTATAGACCGTATAACAATTGCAACGGCAGATTTACAAACACTTACAGATAGTAAACAAGATGAAGCAAAGGAAGAGTACGGGTATTCTACCGTTGCCATACATAGGGCAGAATTGCAAAAAGTATTGGCTAACAATGTAGCTAGTTCTAATATTAGCTGGGGAAAAGGTTTAAAGAGTTACACAGAAACTAAAGAAGGTGTAGAACTTCAGTTTTTAGATGCCACAACAACTATTGCAAATTACCTAATTGGTGCAGATGGTATAAACTCTGTAGTACGTAAACAACTTTTTCCTAAAAGTAAAATTAGGTATAGCGGACAAACGTGTTGGCGTGGAGTAACAAATTTTAAATTGCCAGAAGATTATAATCATCGTGGTATAGAAATGTGGGGTAAGCAAACCAGATTTGGAATATCTAAACTATCTGCGGATAAAACATCATGGTTTGCAGTAGCTAAGAGCAAACCTTTTTTAACAGATAATAAAGAAACTTTAAAGGAAGACTTGCTTAAGGAGTATAAAAAATATGCAAATGTGGTTACAGATTTAATTGCAAATACCAATATAGATGCTATACTTAGAAATGATATTATAGACCTTAAACCAATAAAAAAATGGCATACAAATAGAGTTTGTTTGTTGGGTGATGCAGGCCATGCTACAACACCAAATATGGGACAAGGAGGAGCCCAAGCTATAGAAGATGCTTATTTTTTATCTAAAATTATTGCAACAAATACTACAGATAGTCCTTTTAAAGAATTTCAGAAGGTAAGGTATAAAAAAGTAAACTCTATTGTAAACCAGTCTTGGATTACGGGTAAAGTTGCACATTTAGGTTTTGGTTCTAAAATTAGGAATATGGTATTTAAAAACCTTCCTAAATCTTTAATTGATAAAAAAATGCATTTTGTTTACAGATTAGATAACGAGTAA
- a CDS encoding 1-acyl-sn-glycerol-3-phosphate acyltransferase: MHAIAKFIYFKIMGWTLNGAFPKIDKCVVIVVPHTSNLDFFLGLLIRRVLNEEFNFVGKKSLFKWPFGWYFRWQGGMPIDRTKSNNFVDACTDLIKNTTKIHLTLAPEGTRSKVSKWKTGFYYIAKQAHVPVVMVAFDYGKKEVKISEALSTTSNTELDFKTYEAFFKGVEGRVKRNM, encoded by the coding sequence ATGCATGCGATAGCTAAATTTATATATTTTAAAATAATGGGATGGACTTTAAATGGGGCCTTTCCTAAGATAGATAAATGTGTTGTAATAGTTGTACCGCACACAAGTAACTTAGATTTTTTTCTAGGCTTACTCATTAGAAGAGTTCTTAATGAAGAGTTTAATTTTGTTGGAAAAAAAAGCTTATTTAAGTGGCCTTTTGGCTGGTATTTTAGGTGGCAAGGTGGTATGCCAATAGATCGTACAAAAAGCAATAACTTTGTAGATGCTTGTACAGATTTAATAAAAAATACTACTAAAATACATTTAACGCTAGCTCCAGAAGGTACACGTAGTAAAGTATCTAAATGGAAAACTGGTTTTTATTACATTGCAAAACAAGCACATGTACCCGTGGTTATGGTGGCTTTTGATTATGGTAAAAAAGAAGTAAAAATTTCTGAAGCTTTGAGTACTACCAGTAATACAGAATTAGACTTTAAAACTTACGAAGCTTTTTTTAAAGGAGTTGAAGGAAGAGTTAAAAGAAATATGTAA
- a CDS encoding YebC/PmpR family DNA-binding transcriptional regulator: MGRAFEFRKARKMKRWSAMSKAFTRIGKDIVMAVKEGGPDPDSNARLRAVIQNAKSVNMPKDNVERAIKRASDKSLGDFKEVLFEGYAPHGIAILVETATDNNTRTVANVRSYFNKCNGSLGTSGSVEFMFDHTCNFRIPAEGIDPEELELELIDFGAEEVFVDDDGILIYAPFESFGALQKELESRGIEILSSGFERIPQVTKELENEEHVAEVEKLLEKLEEDDDVQNVYHSMKE, encoded by the coding sequence ATGGGAAGAGCGTTTGAGTTTAGAAAGGCACGTAAAATGAAGCGTTGGTCTGCAATGTCTAAAGCATTTACTCGTATAGGTAAAGACATAGTAATGGCTGTTAAAGAAGGCGGACCAGATCCTGACTCTAATGCACGTTTAAGAGCTGTTATTCAGAACGCAAAGTCTGTAAATATGCCTAAAGATAATGTAGAACGTGCAATTAAAAGAGCGTCAGACAAAAGTTTAGGCGACTTTAAAGAAGTTCTTTTTGAAGGGTATGCTCCACACGGTATTGCAATTTTAGTAGAAACTGCTACAGATAACAATACAAGAACAGTAGCCAATGTACGTAGTTATTTTAACAAATGTAACGGTAGCTTAGGAACTTCTGGTTCTGTAGAATTTATGTTTGACCATACTTGCAATTTTAGAATTCCGGCAGAGGGTATAGACCCAGAAGAGCTAGAATTAGAATTGATAGACTTTGGAGCCGAAGAAGTATTTGTAGATGATGATGGTATTTTAATTTATGCTCCTTTTGAAAGCTTTGGTGCTTTACAAAAAGAATTAGAATCTAGAGGTATTGAAATATTATCATCTGGTTTTGAACGTATACCACAGGTTACTAAAGAACTAGAAAATGAAGAACACGTTGCCGAAGTAGAAAAATTATTAGAAAAATTAGAAGAGGATGATGACGTGCAAAACGTTTACCACTCTATGAAGGAATAA
- a CDS encoding protein-disulfide reductase DsbD domain-containing protein has protein sequence MKKYFLAIVVLAISISSYGQILEPVTWKTSVKKISATEYDLVATATIDDGWHLYSQVVPEGGPIATAFIFETGDNYTIAGKTKEGKGHTVDDPVFNMKITYFEKKASFTQRIKLTKPGKTTVVAEVEFMVCDDSRCLPPTYVDLNFKIE, from the coding sequence ATGAAAAAATATTTTTTAGCAATTGTTGTATTAGCAATAAGTATTAGCTCATACGGACAAATATTAGAACCAGTTACTTGGAAAACATCAGTAAAAAAAATATCTGCCACAGAGTATGATTTAGTTGCTACAGCTACTATAGATGATGGTTGGCACCTATACTCACAAGTAGTACCAGAAGGCGGACCAATAGCTACGGCTTTCATTTTTGAAACAGGAGATAACTATACAATAGCTGGCAAAACTAAAGAAGGTAAAGGACATACTGTAGATGACCCAGTTTTTAATATGAAAATTACCTATTTTGAAAAAAAAGCTAGTTTTACACAACGTATTAAATTAACTAAACCAGGTAAAACTACTGTTGTAGCTGAAGTAGAGTTTATGGTTTGTGACGACTCTAGATGCTTGCCTCCTACTTACGTAGATTTGAATTTTAAAATAGAATAA